A single window of Loxodonta africana isolate mLoxAfr1 chromosome 10, mLoxAfr1.hap2, whole genome shotgun sequence DNA harbors:
- the LOC100654082 gene encoding olfactory receptor 11H7-like, protein MANIYAMHRFPTGFSGSKTACVMLFSVFSAALGFMNNSEKSTVTEFVLLGFPGGQEMQIFLFSLFFGVYIFTMMGNGTIVCAVRWDQRLHTPMYILLGNFAFLGIWYITSTVPSMLANILSETKTISFAGCFLQFYFFTSLGTTETYLLCVMAYDRYLAICRPLHYPTIVTLQLCYILMFLCWVFGFLSYSVSTVQLSQLSFCGPNIIDHFVCDIDPLMSLSCAPAPNTEIVFYILSSLIILLTLLYILGSYTLLLIAVLKVPSAAGRQKAFSTCGSHLTVVCLFFGALLAMYFSPTSDNPAELQKIITLFYSVVTPFLNPLIYSLRNKEMKAALKKVLRIEGA, encoded by the coding sequence ATGGCCAACATATATGCCATGCATAGGTTTCCTACAGGTTTCTCAGGAAGCAAAACAGCTTGTGTAATGCTGTTCTCTGTCTTCTCTGCAGCCCTGGGATTCATGAACAATTCAGAGAAAAGCACTGTGACTGAGTTTGTCCTCCTAGGCTTCCCTGGTGGCCAGGAGATGCAAATATTCCTCTTCTCGCTGTTCTTTGGGGTCTATATATTTACCATGATGGGAAATGGCACCATTGTCTGTGCTGTGAGGTGGGACCAACGACTCCACACTCCAATGTATATTCTCCTGGGGAACTTTGCTTTCCTTGGAATCTGGTACATTACCTCCACTGTGCCCAGTATGCTGGCCAACATCCTCTCAGAGACAAAAACCATCTCCTTTGCTGGCTGTTTCCTGCAGTTCTATTTTTTTACCTCCCTTGGTACAACTGAAACATATCTCCTCTGTGTCATGGCATATGATCGGTACCTCGCCATCTGCCGCCCACTGCACTACCCAACCATCGTGACCCTACAACTCTGCTATATCTTGATGTTTCTTTGCTGGGTGTTTGGGTTCCTTAGTTACTCAGTCTCCACAGTGCAACTCTCCCAATTGTCTTTCTGTGGGCCCAACATCATTGATCACTTTGTGTGTGACATAGACCCACTGATGTCTCTGTCCTGTGCTCCAGCTCCTAACACTGAGATTGTCTTCTACATCCTGAGCTCCCTCATTATCCTCCTCACCCTTCTATACATCCTTGGCTCTTATACCCTTTTACTGATAGCTGTGTTAAAAGTCCCTTCAGCAGCTGGCCGGCAAAAGGCCTTTTCCACCTGTGGATCCCATCTGACAGTGGTGTGTTTATTCTTTGGGGCCCTCTTAGCAATGTATTTTAGCCCCACGTCTGATAACCCAGCTGAACTTCAGAAGATTATTACTTTGTTCTATTCTGTGGTCACTCCCTTCTTAAATCCCCTGATTTACAGCCTACGAAACAAGGAGATGAAGGCTGCATTGAAGAAAGTCTTAAGGATAGAAGGAGCATAA